In a genomic window of Arthrobacter woluwensis:
- a CDS encoding histidine phosphatase family protein produces MRLFLVRHGQTPSNLLRALDTGRPGPGLTDLGLEQAHALVERLSAEHLDAVYASPLLRAQLTAGPLSQARNLPATVLEGLEEIGAGVLEMLNDDDSCSSYGAHVIAWALGDTLSRIDGAEDHTAFFRRFDAAVDQMARTHGSDASVLAISHGAAIRCWTAARVTHDGAFDVRLPLANTGIVALEGAPGSWRLTGLL; encoded by the coding sequence GTGCGCCTGTTCCTCGTCCGGCATGGCCAGACGCCCAGTAACCTGCTCCGCGCCCTGGACACGGGGCGCCCGGGTCCTGGGCTGACGGACCTGGGTCTGGAACAGGCGCACGCTCTCGTGGAACGGCTGTCCGCGGAACACCTGGACGCCGTCTACGCCTCGCCCCTGCTGCGGGCCCAGCTCACTGCCGGCCCGCTCTCCCAGGCCAGGAACCTCCCGGCCACCGTGCTCGAGGGCCTGGAAGAGATCGGCGCCGGCGTGCTCGAAATGCTGAACGACGACGACTCGTGCTCCAGCTACGGCGCTCACGTCATCGCCTGGGCCCTCGGCGACACCCTGTCGCGGATCGACGGCGCCGAAGATCACACCGCCTTCTTCCGCCGCTTCGACGCCGCGGTGGACCAAATGGCCCGGACCCACGGTTCCGACGCCAGTGTCCTGGCCATCAGCCACGGCGCGGCGATCCGCTGCTGGACCGCGGCCCGGGTGACGCACGACGGCGCGTTCGACGTCCGTCTGCCACTCGCCAACACCGGGATCGTCGCTCTCGAGGGGGCACCGGGATCCTGGCGCCTCACCGGCCTCCTCTGA
- a CDS encoding metal-sensitive transcriptional regulator, whose product MSESGIQEHPHQHGYSANKEAYQRRLKRIEGQVRGIARMVEEDKYCIDILTQIAAVNKALHAVSLGLVEEHIGHCVVGAAEESDGALRQEKVDAKVKEATDAIGRLLR is encoded by the coding sequence ATGAGCGAGTCCGGCATTCAGGAACACCCCCACCAGCACGGCTACTCCGCCAACAAAGAGGCCTACCAGCGGCGTCTGAAGCGGATCGAAGGGCAGGTCCGGGGCATCGCGCGCATGGTCGAGGAGGACAAGTACTGCATCGACATCCTCACGCAGATCGCCGCCGTCAACAAGGCTCTGCACGCCGTCAGCCTGGGCCTGGTGGAGGAGCACATCGGCCACTGCGTGGTGGGCGCCGCGGAGGAGTCCGACGGCGCACTGCGCCAGGAGAAGGTCGACGCCAAGGTCAAAGAGGCCACGGACGCCATCGGCCGCCTGCTCCGCTGA
- a CDS encoding heavy-metal-associated domain-containing protein codes for MSTPESLITTQVSVSGMTCGHCVSSVTEELEAVDGVERVAVDLNAGGVSTVTISSRGKLSPEEIGEAVAEAGYVVVADRA; via the coding sequence ATGAGCACCCCTGAATCCCTGATCACCACCCAGGTCTCCGTCTCTGGCATGACCTGCGGCCACTGCGTCTCCTCCGTGACGGAGGAGCTGGAAGCGGTCGACGGCGTGGAGCGCGTCGCGGTGGACCTGAATGCCGGTGGGGTCTCCACCGTGACCATCTCCTCGCGCGGAAAGCTCTCCCCCGAGGAGATCGGCGAGGCCGTGGCGGAGGCCGGTTACGTGGTCGTCGCAGACCGCGCCTGA
- a CDS encoding WD40/YVTN/BNR-like repeat-containing protein: MSTATQYLVAIGTKKGLWLARSKDRKDWVLDGPHFLMTEIPSIGIDTRDGTRLLVGIRSEHWGPTVAHSDDLGATWTEPDGGGIAFGEGDGAAVERIWQLQPDREDRPGVVWAGVEPISLWRSDDGGEHFELNRGLWEHPHRPEWGEGAGGGAVHSIIPAPDGSTVHVAMSTGGVYRTRDGGESWQATNRGIGASFLPGELPEFGQCVHKIAADAGDPDQIYAQNHGGVYRTRDAGDSWQAIEHGLPANFGFVMLSHPRNAGTAWVIPLAADVERIPVDGHPAVGRTRDAGENWEMLDAGLPAKDYNSILRDAAAVDTAEPVGVYFGTRGGSVYASSDEGATFQEIASHLPDVLCVRAAVIEVPDQESAADDGVPVTS, translated from the coding sequence ATGTCAACGGCGACGCAGTATCTGGTGGCGATCGGTACGAAAAAGGGCCTCTGGCTGGCCCGCAGCAAGGACCGCAAGGACTGGGTCCTGGACGGACCCCATTTCCTCATGACGGAGATCCCGAGCATCGGCATCGACACCCGGGACGGAACGCGGCTCCTCGTGGGCATCCGTTCCGAGCACTGGGGTCCCACGGTGGCGCACTCGGATGATCTCGGCGCCACCTGGACCGAACCGGACGGGGGCGGGATCGCCTTCGGCGAAGGCGACGGCGCCGCCGTCGAACGCATCTGGCAGTTGCAGCCCGACCGCGAGGACCGTCCGGGCGTCGTCTGGGCCGGCGTCGAGCCGATCTCGCTCTGGCGATCCGACGACGGCGGCGAGCACTTCGAGCTCAACCGCGGGCTGTGGGAGCACCCGCACCGTCCGGAATGGGGCGAGGGGGCAGGCGGCGGTGCGGTGCACTCGATCATCCCCGCGCCCGACGGATCCACCGTGCACGTCGCCATGAGCACCGGCGGCGTCTATCGCACGCGGGACGGCGGGGAGAGCTGGCAGGCCACGAACCGGGGCATCGGGGCGTCGTTCCTGCCCGGCGAGCTTCCCGAGTTCGGGCAATGCGTTCACAAGATCGCCGCCGACGCGGGCGATCCGGACCAGATCTACGCGCAGAACCACGGCGGTGTGTACCGAACGCGGGATGCCGGCGACAGCTGGCAGGCGATCGAGCACGGGCTGCCGGCGAACTTCGGTTTCGTCATGCTGAGCCATCCGCGCAACGCCGGGACGGCGTGGGTGATCCCGCTGGCCGCGGACGTGGAGCGTATCCCGGTGGATGGGCATCCGGCCGTCGGGCGCACGCGGGACGCCGGGGAGAACTGGGAGATGCTCGACGCAGGCCTGCCCGCCAAGGATTACAACTCGATTCTCCGGGACGCCGCCGCCGTCGACACGGCGGAACCCGTGGGGGTCTACTTCGGGACCCGTGGCGGCAGTGTCTATGCGAGCTCCGATGAGGGCGCCACCTTCCAGGAGATCGCGTCCCATTTGCCGGACGTGCTGTGTGTCCGAGCGGCGGTCATCGAGGTGCCGGACCAGGAATCAGCGGCCGATGACGGAGTCCCGGTGACGAGCTGA
- a CDS encoding MoaD/ThiS family protein: MGAFTVLIPSVLRPLVQDADLLDVELPDDGRPATVARILGSVAADHPVLGRRLRDETGALRRHVNVYLGPDEVRRLQGLETEVPDGAELMIIQSVAGG, encoded by the coding sequence ATGGGCGCCTTCACCGTTCTGATCCCCAGTGTCCTGCGCCCCCTGGTGCAGGACGCAGACCTGCTGGACGTCGAGCTTCCCGACGACGGCCGGCCGGCCACCGTGGCCCGCATCCTGGGCTCTGTGGCGGCCGACCATCCCGTGCTGGGCCGGCGGCTCCGCGATGAGACGGGAGCTCTCCGGCGTCATGTGAACGTGTACCTGGGACCCGATGAGGTCCGCAGGCTTCAGGGGCTCGAGACCGAAGTCCCTGATGGGGCGGAGCTGATGATCATCCAGTCCGTCGCGGGTGGCTAG